From one Flavobacterium kingsejongi genomic stretch:
- a CDS encoding sulfite exporter TauE/SafE family protein, which translates to METQVLILLCIAAFAAGFIDAVVGGGGLIQTPAGLILLPGHMVSTVIGTLKIPAFSGTAFAAAQYLKKVTMDWKLLGIMAVCAFVSAFAGSTLLTYVSNDFMKPLLLVILLLLAIYTFTKKNFGQHTAKQYSRKKSIVLAIGISLLVGFYDGFIGPGTGSFLVLGCIALLGFDFLHASANAKMVNLATNFGSICLFSLKGKIIWAIALPMAASNALGGWIGAKIAIKKGNGFIRIFFLIVVIGTLIRFAYDVFYTT; encoded by the coding sequence ATGGAAACCCAGGTATTGATTTTATTGTGTATTGCCGCCTTTGCTGCTGGATTTATAGATGCAGTGGTGGGTGGCGGTGGACTCATACAAACCCCGGCCGGGCTGATCTTATTACCGGGGCATATGGTGTCTACCGTAATCGGTACTTTAAAAATCCCGGCATTCAGCGGGACAGCCTTTGCGGCGGCTCAGTACCTGAAAAAGGTTACGATGGACTGGAAGTTATTGGGTATTATGGCAGTATGCGCTTTTGTATCCGCATTTGCCGGATCCACATTGCTCACCTATGTCAGCAACGACTTCATGAAACCTTTATTACTCGTTATTTTATTGCTGCTTGCCATTTATACGTTTACCAAAAAAAATTTCGGCCAACACACGGCAAAACAATATTCGCGTAAAAAGAGCATTGTACTGGCCATAGGGATTAGCCTTTTGGTTGGATTCTATGACGGTTTTATAGGCCCTGGAACGGGAAGTTTCCTGGTATTGGGATGTATTGCCCTACTGGGATTTGATTTCCTGCATGCATCGGCAAATGCTAAAATGGTGAACCTGGCTACTAATTTCGGTTCCATCTGCCTGTTTAGCCTAAAAGGCAAAATTATATGGGCAATTGCTTTACCCATGGCTGCCTCCAATGCTTTAGGCGGTTGGATAGGAGCCAAAATTGCAATCAAAAAAGGCAATGGCTTTATCCGTATTTTCTTTTTGATTGTAGTAATCGGTACACTGATACGGTTTGCCTATGATGTATTCTATACAACATAA
- a CDS encoding pirin family protein — protein MENTILHKAATRGHANHGWLDSHHTFSFANYHNPDRMNFGVLRVLNDDRVDGGMGFGKHPHDNMEIISIPLEGDLKHMDSMNNVAVIKKGDIQIMSAGTGIFHSEYNLNKDEPTKFLQIWVYPNKKNVTPRYDQITLNEGERHNALQQVISPNPDDAGVWIHQDAWFHLGTFDTGFTTTYNLKKPGNGIYAFIIKGDFTIGTVALNERDGLGIWDTDSITIQANSQDAEILLMEVPMVL, from the coding sequence ATGGAAAATACAATCTTACACAAAGCAGCAACTCGTGGTCATGCCAATCATGGCTGGCTGGATTCACATCATACTTTTAGTTTTGCCAATTACCATAACCCGGACCGGATGAACTTTGGCGTATTGCGCGTTTTAAATGACGACCGTGTCGATGGCGGAATGGGTTTTGGAAAACACCCACATGACAATATGGAAATTATCTCCATCCCATTGGAAGGTGACCTGAAACACATGGACAGCATGAATAATGTAGCGGTGATTAAAAAAGGAGACATCCAGATAATGAGCGCCGGTACCGGTATCTTTCATAGCGAGTACAACCTCAATAAAGATGAGCCCACAAAATTCCTGCAAATATGGGTGTATCCTAATAAAAAGAATGTAACCCCACGTTACGACCAGATCACTCTTAACGAGGGCGAACGCCACAATGCTTTACAACAGGTTATTTCACCCAATCCTGATGATGCAGGAGTATGGATCCATCAGGATGCCTGGTTCCATTTAGGGACTTTCGATACCGGTTTTACAACGACATACAACCTTAAAAAACCAGGAAACGGGATCTATGCCTTCATCATCAAAGGTGATTTTACCATTGGTACTGTAGCATTGAACGAACGTGATGGCCTGGGTATCTGGGACACGGATTCCATCACCATCCAGGCCAACTCACAGGATGCCGAAATCCTGTTGATGGAAGTACCTATGGTTTTATAA
- a CDS encoding TonB-dependent receptor, which produces MNLKNIFWLSLLIMGIFSFTARAQEKYTLSGTVTDGKTSETLIGVTVYILELQKVTVTNQYGFFSISLPKGEYTVQLDYMGFQLQQEKVALNTDIRKNFGMAENSEQLEEVVISEKKNRVAIRKPEMSVNKLSIKDIKKMPAVMGEVDVLKSILQLPGVTNGGEGASGFNVRGGAADQNLILLDEATIYNASHLFGFFSVFNSDAIKDLKLYKGGIPARFGGRVSSVLDIYQKEGNNKDFHMTGGIGAISSRIMVEGPIVKDKASFLIAGRSSYAHLFLKLADMKNSAYFYDLNTKLSYKANENNTLFLSGYFGRDVFDFDKSFNMTYGNTLLNLRWNHLFSDKLFSNLSMIYTDYYYGLSLGMVGLDWDSGIKNYNIKYDLKHYLTDKFTLSYGVNGIYYNFNPGTIRPTNESSGINPRQLDRKYAFEQAVYVEAEQQLSDNIAVNYGLRYSRFNRLGEQKVNTYANDQAVVFNTELQLYEKGTPTGSQSYGKNKSIADFGNLEPRASIAYTLNDNESVKASYNRMAQYIHLISNTASATPLDVWAPSDNFIKPQLLDQYALGYFRNFKDDAYSLEVEGFYKKIKNRIDYIDGADLIANDAIEQVILNGEARAYGLEVLLRKNTGKLNGWISYTLSRAEQRTPGRTPEETGINNGEWYRSTYDKMHNLAVTSSYKYTEKWSFGAILAVQSGRPVTYPEGQYQYQGINVPVYGERNKNNLAAYHHLDISATYTPKPEKTKGWQSEWVFSIYNLYNRRNAASVTFTQNETSGINEAVRLSIFGLIPSVTYNFKF; this is translated from the coding sequence ATGAATTTAAAGAACATCTTTTGGTTGTCGCTTTTGATTATGGGAATCTTTTCTTTTACAGCGCGGGCACAGGAAAAATATACACTGAGCGGTACTGTAACGGATGGTAAAACCAGTGAAACGCTTATCGGGGTAACCGTTTACATCCTCGAATTGCAAAAAGTAACGGTGACCAATCAATACGGCTTTTTTTCGATTTCATTGCCTAAAGGCGAATATACAGTACAGCTCGATTATATGGGCTTTCAGCTACAGCAGGAAAAAGTAGCCTTGAACACCGATATCCGAAAGAATTTTGGCATGGCTGAAAATAGTGAACAGCTGGAAGAAGTCGTGATTTCTGAAAAGAAAAACCGGGTGGCCATCCGGAAACCGGAAATGAGTGTCAACAAACTCAGTATTAAGGACATTAAAAAAATGCCTGCAGTAATGGGAGAGGTAGATGTATTAAAATCGATACTACAGTTGCCCGGAGTAACCAATGGAGGTGAAGGGGCTTCCGGTTTTAATGTTCGTGGTGGAGCTGCCGACCAAAACCTGATCCTTCTTGATGAGGCCACGATTTACAATGCTTCCCACTTATTTGGTTTCTTTTCGGTATTTAATTCGGATGCGATCAAAGACCTGAAACTCTACAAAGGTGGGATTCCGGCGCGTTTTGGCGGCAGGGTTTCTTCGGTTTTGGATATTTACCAGAAAGAAGGAAACAACAAGGACTTTCATATGACGGGCGGTATTGGTGCCATTTCCAGCCGTATTATGGTTGAAGGGCCTATCGTAAAAGATAAAGCTTCCTTCCTGATAGCCGGACGCAGTTCGTATGCCCATTTGTTCCTGAAATTGGCCGATATGAAAAACTCCGCTTATTTTTATGACCTGAATACCAAATTGAGCTACAAGGCCAACGAGAACAATACGTTATTCCTGTCCGGTTACTTCGGGCGTGATGTTTTTGATTTTGACAAGTCTTTTAATATGACGTATGGGAATACGCTACTCAACCTGCGTTGGAATCATTTATTTTCGGATAAGCTCTTTTCCAACCTTTCCATGATCTACACGGATTACTATTATGGGTTGTCATTGGGAATGGTGGGGCTTGATTGGGATTCCGGTATCAAAAACTACAATATAAAGTATGACCTGAAGCATTACCTGACTGATAAATTCACGTTGAGTTATGGTGTCAACGGGATTTACTACAACTTTAATCCCGGAACGATACGTCCTACAAATGAATCTTCCGGAATCAATCCGAGGCAGTTGGATCGTAAATATGCTTTTGAACAGGCTGTATATGTAGAAGCAGAACAACAGCTGAGCGATAATATTGCCGTCAATTACGGATTGCGTTACAGTCGTTTTAACCGCCTTGGCGAACAAAAGGTTAATACGTATGCCAATGACCAGGCGGTAGTTTTTAATACGGAATTGCAATTGTATGAAAAAGGAACCCCTACCGGAAGCCAGAGCTATGGAAAAAATAAGTCGATTGCTGACTTTGGAAATTTAGAGCCCCGTGCTTCCATTGCCTATACGCTGAATGATAATGAATCGGTTAAAGCGAGTTACAACAGGATGGCACAGTACATCCATTTGATTTCCAATACGGCTTCTGCAACACCTTTGGATGTTTGGGCGCCGAGTGACAATTTTATAAAACCGCAATTGCTGGATCAGTATGCCCTGGGCTATTTTAGGAATTTTAAGGACGATGCGTATTCCCTGGAGGTAGAAGGATTTTATAAAAAGATCAAAAACAGGATTGACTATATTGATGGTGCCGACCTTATTGCCAATGATGCGATCGAGCAGGTAATCCTTAACGGAGAAGCCAGAGCGTATGGCCTTGAAGTCTTATTGCGTAAGAATACTGGTAAACTCAATGGATGGATTTCCTATACCTTATCGCGTGCAGAGCAAAGAACGCCGGGACGTACTCCTGAAGAGACTGGAATCAATAATGGGGAATGGTACCGTTCGACCTATGATAAAATGCATAACCTTGCGGTGACCAGTTCCTATAAATACACAGAGAAATGGTCCTTTGGTGCCATCCTTGCCGTGCAGTCCGGCCGTCCGGTTACGTATCCGGAGGGCCAGTACCAATACCAGGGAATTAATGTTCCGGTGTATGGTGAACGGAATAAGAACAACCTGGCAGCTTATCATCACCTTGATATTTCGGCGACTTATACGCCTAAGCCCGAAAAAACAAAGGGATGGCAAAGTGAATGGGTATTTAGTATTTACAACCTGTACAATCGCAGGAATGCTGCTTCGGTGACTTTTACCCAAAATGAAACTTCCGGAATCAATGAAGCTGTGCGCTTGTCCATTTTTGGATTGATCCCGAGTGTTACGTATAATTTTAAATTTTAA
- a CDS encoding histidine kinase, with protein MRLSYENIWIRNCIIYVFLFSIIYIANYTTEDKDPLYMFVELIVVFTFVYGLVLVNNLFLIRPFLLYQKKYNLFFIGFALLWSFFLVVAKITHYIMEETISIFNDIMGIIMISLIGSGIYFIHQWILQNIFKTQIKLLNTEAELSLLKQQMNPHFLLNAMNNLYGDALMAPETLPDKILKLSELLRYQIEATKKDFISLSEEMHFIEQYLGYHTYRSHNLSVKEEHNGSGNDLKVPPFIFYAFGRKCREIYTGNRPAGYPDILDFPKKSHDILYYE; from the coding sequence ATGAGACTCTCCTACGAAAATATTTGGATCAGGAACTGTATAATATATGTTTTCCTGTTCTCCATCATTTACATTGCCAATTACACCACAGAAGATAAAGATCCGCTGTATATGTTTGTGGAGCTTATTGTAGTTTTTACATTTGTGTATGGTTTAGTTTTGGTTAATAACCTCTTCCTTATCCGGCCATTCCTGCTGTATCAAAAAAAATACAACTTGTTTTTCATTGGCTTTGCCCTACTCTGGAGCTTCTTTTTAGTCGTGGCTAAAATCACCCATTACATTATGGAAGAAACGATATCCATTTTCAATGACATTATGGGCATCATCATGATTTCCCTAATTGGATCCGGTATTTATTTCATCCATCAGTGGATTTTGCAAAACATCTTTAAAACACAGATAAAACTCCTGAATACCGAAGCGGAACTCTCCTTACTAAAACAACAGATGAATCCGCATTTCCTGCTGAACGCTATGAACAACCTCTATGGCGATGCGCTGATGGCTCCCGAAACATTGCCCGATAAGATCTTAAAACTGTCGGAACTGTTGCGCTACCAGATTGAAGCCACCAAAAAAGATTTTATCAGCCTCTCAGAGGAAATGCATTTTATAGAGCAGTATTTAGGCTATCACACCTATAGAAGCCATAACCTTTCTGTAAAAGAGGAACATAACGGCAGTGGTAACGACCTGAAAGTCCCCCCCTTTATTTTTTATGCCTTTGGTAGAAAATGCCGTGAAATTTACACTGGAAACCGCCCGGCCGGATATCCGGATATCCTGGACTTTCCGAAAAAATCACATGACATTTTATATTACGAATAA
- a CDS encoding response regulator, whose protein sequence is MKKRNILYIGNHPEILEIVVRLLNAMPGQFGIGASGSEQAQQLFCEYDFDLVLLGCGISELAESALRTFFTNHKPTIVIVQHYGGGSGLLAGEIRTALGEPGKK, encoded by the coding sequence ATGAAAAAAAGAAATATATTATACATCGGAAACCATCCTGAAATTCTGGAAATCGTAGTTCGGTTGCTCAATGCAATGCCGGGGCAATTTGGAATCGGTGCTTCGGGAAGTGAGCAGGCACAACAGCTGTTCTGCGAATACGATTTTGATCTCGTCCTCTTGGGGTGTGGGATTAGCGAATTGGCAGAAAGCGCACTTCGCACCTTTTTTACGAACCACAAGCCCACGATTGTAATTGTGCAGCACTATGGTGGTGGGAGTGGTCTTTTGGCGGGCGAGATCCGGACAGCATTGGGAGAACCGGGTAAAAAATAA
- a CDS encoding LytR/AlgR family response regulator transcription factor, with the protein MEPSLKCLIVDDEKPAHQVIRSHIMNSVGFEYAGSAYNGTEALAMLRETNFDILFLDINMPLINGIELMKILPERPVTIITTAYSDFALESYQQDAVDYLLKPIPLSGFLKAIEKAKLFCEAKKRKQNTELTIPLRHNKEIEEVLHRDILYIESLGNYVKVYRLSLSRPMVVYGTLAHIFAGLKQKGFLQIHRSFVVNTLHIKHFSKQKLILHNDKTIPVGRKYQILLDENLSVKFLS; encoded by the coding sequence ATGGAACCTTCCCTTAAATGCCTTATCGTAGACGATGAAAAACCCGCACATCAGGTGATTCGTTCCCATATTATGAACAGTGTCGGATTTGAATATGCAGGAAGTGCCTACAATGGTACTGAAGCGCTAGCCATGCTGCGTGAAACGAATTTTGATATTCTTTTTCTCGACATCAACATGCCGCTTATCAATGGTATTGAACTGATGAAAATTCTCCCGGAACGGCCTGTCACTATTATTACGACGGCCTATTCAGATTTTGCATTGGAATCCTACCAGCAGGATGCTGTAGATTATCTTTTAAAACCCATTCCACTCTCCGGTTTCCTGAAGGCAATTGAAAAAGCTAAATTATTTTGTGAGGCTAAAAAACGGAAACAAAATACCGAACTTACCATTCCGTTGCGTCACAACAAAGAAATTGAGGAAGTATTACACCGGGATATCCTTTATATCGAAAGCCTTGGTAATTATGTAAAAGTGTACCGGCTGTCGTTGTCCAGGCCAATGGTGGTCTATGGGACGTTGGCACATATATTCGCAGGACTCAAACAAAAAGGATTCCTTCAGATACACCGCTCTTTTGTAGTGAATACCCTGCATATTAAACATTTTTCAAAACAGAAACTAATTCTCCATAATGACAAAACAATTCCTGTAGGGCGTAAATATCAGATCCTGCTGGATGAAAATCTTTCTGTCAAATTCTTATCATAA
- a CDS encoding YceI family protein, translating to MATTKWAVDPTHSEIGFKVKHMMFTNVSGKFQQFEAAIETEGDNFENAKISFSGAIDSVTTGNADRDTHLLSPDFFDAAQYPTITFTGDTFKKISEGDYELTGTLGLHGAEKPVTLAVEFGGLAKDPWGNTKAGFTITGKINRKDWGLNWNAALETGGVLVSEEVRLNIELQFVKQ from the coding sequence ATGGCAACAACAAAATGGGCAGTAGACCCAACACACTCCGAAATAGGCTTTAAAGTAAAACACATGATGTTCACTAATGTGTCCGGGAAATTTCAACAATTCGAAGCTGCTATCGAAACAGAAGGCGACAATTTCGAAAATGCGAAAATATCTTTTTCAGGTGCTATTGATTCCGTGACCACTGGAAATGCCGATCGTGACACTCATTTATTAAGCCCTGATTTCTTTGACGCGGCACAATATCCTACCATCACATTCACAGGCGATACTTTTAAAAAGATCAGTGAAGGCGATTATGAATTAACCGGAACACTGGGATTACACGGTGCCGAAAAACCAGTAACACTGGCGGTAGAATTCGGTGGGCTGGCAAAAGATCCATGGGGAAATACAAAAGCCGGATTTACAATCACCGGAAAGATCAATCGTAAAGACTGGGGATTAAACTGGAATGCTGCTTTGGAAACCGGTGGTGTTTTAGTAAGTGAAGAAGTTCGGCTGAACATTGAACTTCAGTTCGTAAAACAATAA
- a CDS encoding HAD family hydrolase, producing the protein MNLSNIKLVATDMDGTLLNSKGELSETFFPIFEKMKSQNILFAAASGRQLFSLETVFKPIQEEMIFVAENGSYVMYKGEELLVQALDRNVVKAAIAQAKQIPDTFIILCGKKMAYIDTYDPKFVGQLEKHYRKFEIIEDFTELPDDDFLKITLCDLAGSESNSYLFFKDFHESVAVKVSGPIWLDISHKLANKGNALRLLQEKFGISIDETMVFGDYLNDTEMMQQAYYSYGMENGHPDIIAMARFTAKSNDKDGVLEVLENLVERKAVANS; encoded by the coding sequence ATGAATTTATCCAATATCAAACTGGTTGCCACCGATATGGATGGCACGTTACTCAACTCGAAAGGAGAATTAAGCGAGACCTTTTTTCCGATATTCGAAAAAATGAAATCCCAAAACATTTTATTTGCTGCTGCCAGTGGCCGCCAGCTTTTCAGCCTGGAAACGGTGTTCAAGCCCATTCAGGAGGAAATGATTTTTGTAGCTGAAAATGGTAGTTATGTTATGTACAAAGGCGAAGAACTGTTGGTACAGGCACTGGACCGAAATGTAGTAAAAGCCGCAATTGCACAGGCAAAACAAATCCCGGATACCTTTATTATCCTTTGTGGTAAAAAGATGGCTTACATCGATACTTACGATCCTAAATTTGTCGGGCAGCTTGAAAAGCATTACCGCAAATTTGAAATTATAGAAGACTTTACGGAACTTCCCGATGATGACTTCCTGAAAATTACCCTTTGTGACCTTGCCGGTTCCGAAAGCAATAGCTATCTCTTTTTTAAAGATTTTCATGAGAGTGTAGCCGTAAAGGTTTCAGGGCCAATATGGCTGGATATCTCCCATAAACTGGCAAACAAAGGAAATGCACTCCGGTTGCTGCAAGAGAAATTTGGAATCAGCATTGATGAAACTATGGTATTTGGTGACTACCTCAACGATACCGAAATGATGCAACAGGCCTACTACAGTTATGGTATGGAAAATGGGCATCCGGATATCATTGCCATGGCACGTTTTACAGCCAAATCCAATGATAAAGACGGGGTGCTGGAAGTACTCGAAAACCTGGTGGAAAGAAAAGCCGTGGCCAATTCCTAG
- a CDS encoding Crp/Fnr family transcriptional regulator — protein sequence MYTQINTGISRYVTFSDTELAIFDSLLEYREVPKKSILLRAGESCDFEAFVVKGCLRKYYIDTNGVEVILQFAVENAWISDISFSIYEDKPSQVFIETLEDCVLLVFSPESKEELFDRAPRFERAFRILMQRNLSVTQNRLFCTIAKSATEKYLDFLELYPTIPQRVAQHYIASYLGISAEFLSKIRAKLAKH from the coding sequence TTGTACACACAAATCAACACTGGTATCAGCCGCTATGTTACCTTTTCCGATACAGAACTCGCTATTTTTGACAGCCTATTGGAATACCGGGAAGTGCCTAAAAAAAGCATTTTGCTGCGTGCCGGTGAAAGCTGTGATTTTGAAGCGTTTGTGGTCAAAGGCTGCCTTCGCAAATATTATATCGATACTAATGGTGTGGAAGTCATCCTGCAGTTTGCAGTCGAAAATGCATGGATTAGCGATATCTCCTTTAGCATTTATGAAGACAAACCCAGTCAGGTATTTATTGAAACGCTCGAAGACTGTGTGCTATTGGTATTCTCTCCGGAATCCAAGGAAGAGCTCTTCGATAGAGCACCGCGGTTCGAACGCGCCTTCCGCATCCTGATGCAACGCAACCTCTCGGTTACCCAAAACCGCCTTTTTTGTACCATTGCCAAAAGCGCTACCGAAAAATACTTAGACTTTCTGGAACTGTATCCTACAATACCACAGCGTGTCGCCCAGCATTATATTGCTTCCTATTTGGGTATTTCTGCAGAGTTCCTCAGCAAAATAAGGGCTAAACTCGCCAAACACTAA
- a CDS encoding DUF4249 domain-containing protein, whose protein sequence is MKKIYSLVLLVLIFSLTGCEDVVDIDLDTAPPRLVVEASIDWQKGTTGQQQKIRLTTTAGYYETTVPPVSGAIVTITNSTNTVFNFTETPGTGDYVCTTFVPVIDEAYTLTITVDGQTYKAQETLKAVPEITSVQQETTGGFGSEDVIEVKYYYQDDGAVNNYYLDSFKADFSAFPEYSVTSDEFFQGNQMFGLFSNEDTKPGTQVAIRLFGISERYYNYMQVLLSISGGNGGGPFQTPPASVRGNLVNQTDSKNYALGYFRLSEMEQRMYTVQ, encoded by the coding sequence ATGAAAAAAATATATTCCCTCGTGCTCTTGGTTTTGATTTTTAGCCTTACCGGATGTGAAGATGTGGTGGATATCGATTTAGATACCGCACCGCCACGATTAGTTGTCGAAGCTTCTATCGACTGGCAGAAAGGAACTACCGGGCAGCAACAAAAAATCCGGCTGACTACTACTGCAGGATATTATGAAACTACTGTGCCTCCCGTTTCAGGAGCAATAGTGACGATAACGAATAGTACCAATACCGTTTTTAATTTTACCGAAACACCGGGTACCGGCGACTATGTGTGTACTACTTTTGTCCCGGTCATCGACGAGGCGTATACACTTACAATAACTGTCGACGGGCAAACTTATAAAGCACAGGAAACCCTCAAAGCAGTACCTGAAATTACGAGTGTGCAGCAGGAAACTACCGGCGGATTTGGTTCGGAAGACGTCATTGAGGTTAAATATTACTACCAGGATGATGGGGCAGTCAACAATTATTACTTAGACAGTTTTAAGGCAGATTTTTCCGCTTTCCCGGAATATAGTGTGACTTCGGATGAATTTTTCCAGGGGAATCAGATGTTTGGGCTTTTTAGCAATGAGGATACCAAACCGGGAACTCAGGTTGCCATCCGGTTATTTGGCATTTCAGAACGGTATTACAATTATATGCAGGTTTTATTGAGTATTTCCGGTGGCAATGGAGGTGGGCCGTTTCAGACACCTCCGGCGAGTGTTCGGGGGAACCTGGTCAATCAGACCGACAGTAAAAATTATGCCTTGGGGTATTTCAGGCTTTCGGAAATGGAACAAAGAATGTATACCGTACAATAA
- a CDS encoding ferritin-like domain-containing protein: MKNSDVKTEKDGRKARTVKAKPTAAEGLRELFVDELKDILWAERALVKALPKMAKNATAPNLVAAIEDHTKVTEGQIERLERVFEILGETARGKKCDAMDGLLKEGESIMEETEPGPVRDAGIISASQKIEHYEIASYGTLCAFAKTLGEDEVASLLAETLAEEKEADVTLTESAYNTINFDAAEEDNAK; the protein is encoded by the coding sequence ATGAAAAATTCAGATGTAAAAACAGAAAAAGACGGAAGAAAGGCCAGAACTGTGAAAGCGAAACCTACAGCAGCTGAGGGCCTGCGTGAGTTATTTGTAGATGAGTTAAAAGACATTTTATGGGCCGAGCGGGCTTTGGTAAAAGCCTTGCCGAAAATGGCTAAGAATGCTACAGCTCCAAATCTGGTTGCTGCTATCGAAGACCACACCAAAGTTACGGAAGGGCAGATAGAGCGCCTGGAACGTGTTTTTGAAATTTTGGGAGAAACGGCACGTGGTAAAAAGTGTGATGCTATGGATGGCTTGTTAAAAGAAGGCGAAAGTATTATGGAGGAAACAGAACCGGGACCTGTTCGTGATGCCGGAATTATTTCAGCTTCCCAAAAAATTGAGCACTATGAGATTGCATCTTATGGGACCTTGTGTGCCTTTGCGAAAACGTTAGGAGAAGACGAAGTTGCTTCTTTATTAGCCGAAACATTGGCGGAAGAAAAAGAAGCTGATGTGACCCTTACGGAGTCCGCTTACAATACGATTAATTTTGATGCGGCTGAAGAAGATAACGCCAAATAA
- a CDS encoding DsbA family oxidoreductase, with translation MKVEIWSDIMCPFCYIGKRRFEAALEQFPDAGDIEIEWHSFQLDPDIEGNHGKNLYEYFSERKGVPYEQSVAMHQQMAENAKHSGLTYNFDSAVVANSFDAHRLIQLAKTHHLGDAAEERLFKAYFTEGKDFSDHDTLVALGTEIGLEAAEVRKVLDSTDFSDAVKADINEAAEIGINGVPFFVFNRKYAVSGAQASTVFEDVLQKSYKEYKKEQPKNNFEIIDGQSCTPDGKCD, from the coding sequence ATGAAAGTTGAAATTTGGTCGGACATCATGTGTCCGTTTTGCTATATTGGGAAGAGACGTTTTGAAGCCGCACTGGAGCAATTTCCTGATGCCGGGGATATTGAAATTGAGTGGCATAGCTTTCAACTCGATCCGGATATAGAAGGGAATCATGGGAAAAATTTATATGAATACTTCTCCGAACGAAAAGGGGTCCCTTACGAGCAATCAGTAGCCATGCACCAGCAAATGGCCGAAAATGCCAAACACTCCGGACTAACTTACAATTTTGATAGTGCAGTGGTGGCCAATTCTTTTGATGCTCATCGACTGATACAACTGGCAAAAACACACCATTTAGGCGATGCGGCCGAAGAACGGCTCTTCAAAGCCTATTTTACCGAAGGCAAAGATTTTAGCGATCACGATACGCTTGTTGCACTGGGGACTGAAATTGGATTAGAGGCAGCTGAAGTGCGTAAAGTACTCGACAGTACCGATTTTTCCGATGCTGTAAAGGCAGATATTAATGAAGCCGCTGAAATAGGGATTAATGGAGTGCCATTTTTCGTCTTTAACCGAAAATATGCCGTTTCCGGCGCCCAGGCCAGTACGGTATTTGAAGATGTACTGCAAAAATCCTACAAAGAATATAAAAAAGAACAGCCTAAAAATAATTTTGAAATCATTGATGGGCAGAGTTGTACTCCCGACGGAAAATGCGACTAA
- a CDS encoding DUF2911 domain-containing protein translates to MRIQKKISMLLIAFVMTAFANAQQKESPATTATGTVNGAKITVSYGSPSVKGRAIWGELVPYGQVWRVGANEATTFETSKDIMVEGKKLAAGKYSFFAIPEKGEWTIIFNTDAKQWGAYKYDAKKDALRVKVKAKKSAAFTEKMTFKVTANAVVLNWENLEVPVALK, encoded by the coding sequence ATGAGAATCCAAAAAAAAATCAGCATGCTTCTGATTGCTTTTGTAATGACCGCTTTTGCGAATGCACAACAAAAAGAAAGCCCGGCAACTACTGCTACAGGAACTGTTAACGGAGCAAAAATTACAGTATCTTACGGAAGCCCTTCTGTAAAAGGAAGAGCCATTTGGGGTGAATTAGTTCCTTATGGACAAGTGTGGAGAGTAGGCGCAAATGAGGCCACTACATTTGAAACCAGCAAAGATATTATGGTAGAGGGTAAAAAACTGGCAGCAGGGAAATACTCTTTTTTCGCAATTCCTGAAAAAGGAGAGTGGACCATTATCTTCAACACTGATGCCAAACAATGGGGCGCTTATAAATATGATGCCAAAAAAGATGCACTTCGCGTTAAAGTAAAAGCTAAAAAATCGGCTGCCTTCACAGAGAAAATGACCTTTAAGGTTACAGCAAACGCTGTAGTATTGAACTGGGAAAACCTGGAAGTACCGGTAGCTTTGAAATAG